A single genomic interval of marine bacterium B5-7 harbors:
- the dut gene encoding deoxyuridine 5'-triphosphate nucleotidohydrolase → MQQAIQLKILDKRVNTDFALPSYATPGSAGLDLRACLDAPLVINPQETVLIPTGLAIHIANPNLAATILPRSGLGHKHGIVLGNLVGLIDSDYQGELKISCWNRSQEAFTVQPGDRIAQLVILPIVQAQFELVEDFHASERAEGGFGHSGRQ, encoded by the coding sequence ATGCAACAAGCCATTCAATTAAAAATCCTCGATAAGCGTGTCAACACTGATTTCGCGCTACCCAGTTATGCTACACCAGGCTCTGCTGGCCTAGATTTGCGTGCCTGTCTCGATGCCCCATTAGTGATTAACCCCCAAGAAACGGTGCTTATTCCCACTGGATTGGCCATTCATATTGCGAATCCCAATTTAGCGGCAACCATCTTGCCACGCTCAGGTTTGGGCCATAAACATGGCATTGTCTTGGGTAATTTGGTGGGTTTGATTGATTCCGACTATCAAGGCGAATTAAAAATTTCGTGTTGGAATCGTAGCCAAGAAGCATTTACCGTACAACCCGGCGATCGTATTGCACAGTTGGTCATTTTGCCCATCGTGCAAGCACAATTCGAATTAGTTGAGGACTTTCACGCATCCGAACGCGCTGAAGGTGGTTTTGGACATTCAGGTAGGCAATAG